A single region of the Triticum dicoccoides isolate Atlit2015 ecotype Zavitan chromosome 2B, WEW_v2.0, whole genome shotgun sequence genome encodes:
- the LOC119365477 gene encoding dual specificity protein kinase YAK1 homolog isoform X1, translating into MEGSGRQGKGGAPTWAPSEGTVFRPFVAAAGAGAAEPSPSGSGSGVAARISKLHGVKRKPCVARLTADIINTFERCHPEFKYSETLNPKRFLTHPSTPAHNDGVDNANWDLILYVNLELVNKTSNRRFIVKEMLGQGTFGQVVKCWDTETNKYVAVKVIKNQPAFYQQAIMEVSLLRTLNQKFDPDDKHNIVRMLDYLSFQNHLCIAFEMLGQNLYELLKRNHLRGLKVQFVQAFSKQILDAMIVMRDGGIIHCDLKPENILLAPTAKTAAAVKVIDFGSACLEGKTVYSYIQSRYYRSPEVLLGYPYTTAIDMWSFGCIVAELFIGLPLFPGASEYDVLKRMLKILGGQPPDDLLREAKNTAKFFKHVGSSYLGIGAHDGPGTAYRMLSEDEVEGRETKRPKLGKWYFPQQRLDQLIYTYPWDNTKLPETEKADRVLLVDFLRGLLEFDPNKRWSPFQASGHPFITGEPFTGPYEPVSETPRIPVAHAAAVDHNPGGGHWLVAGLSPQVGSANRCLPPNPYPPKVPFSYGSSYGSLGSHGSYAGNAGLASSYGSYGDVNNGNMYYSPLGPSGFSHVSSSPDIRLRPRLSYDRGIRLSPGGMGPMSLGASPSQFTPPNYQMHTPPNSTGKHGSGSPASGGIHGSPLGKAAPLGQYSKRKNMPMPPHEYASQHGQGRHGDGVSFSHSDAYIRGHAGYSQHSLPSSGHSSWRPQIASRSGFSVEASSSHGPSQAYNSHNAPPLPSFDVLPDTSAPSTLDPSDWDPNYSDESLLQEDNSLSADLSSNLHLRDATCQPGGSARSTRAQSHNFASSNPLPTSQSYGAGQQLHSGSHGRGTRPTVPISYGGFNPPNYPQQSLRGRHGHQFLQPRYNQPTNSHMRPPMGSHQSGQPAWPPYGMGEGVPWGGTGVHPFTTGGLPSSLPRKDYGSIF; encoded by the exons ATGGAGGGGAGCGGCAGGCAGGGGAAGGGCGGGGCGCCGACGTGGGCGCCCAGCGAGGGCACGGTGTTCCGGCCCTTCGTCGCGGCCGCAGGGGCAGGGGCGGCTGAGCCGTCGCCGTCGGGGTCGGGCAGTGGCGTTGCCGCACGCATAAGCAAGCTTCATGGGGTCAAGAGGAAACCG TGCGTTGCGAGGCTAACGGCGGACATCATTAACACTTTTGAAAGATGCCACCCTGAGTTTAAGTACTCAGAGACACTAAACCCAAAGCGCTTTCTCACCCATCCTTCGACCCCAGCCCACAATGATGGAGTTGACAATGCAAATTGGGACCTCATATTGTATGTCAACCTGGAGTTGGTTAACAAGACATCAAATCGGAG GTTCATTGTCAAGGAAATGCTTGGCCAAGGCACGTTTGGCCAAGTTGTGAAATGCTGGGACACAGAAACCAACAAGTATGTTGCTGTGAAGGTTATAAAAAACCAGCCCGCGTTTTATCAGCAGGCCATCATGGAGGTTTCACTGTTGAGAACG CTAAATCAGAAATTTGATCCTGATGATAAGCACAACATTGTCCGAATGCTAGATTATCTCTCATTCCAAAATCACCTGTGTATTGCCTTTGAAATGCTCGGTCAAAATCT GTATGAGCTTTTAAAAAGGAATCATTTAAGAGGATTGAAAGTGCAATTTGTACAGGCCTTCTCAAAACAG ATATTAGATGCCATGATAGTGATGAGAGATGGTGGCATCATTCACTGCGATCTGAAACCAGAAAATATCCTCTTAGCTCCGAC TGCAAAAACAGCTGCAGCAGTGAAAGTTATCGATTTTGGATCAGCATGCCTGGAGGGTAAAACTGTGTACTCATACATCCAG AGCCGCTATTACAGGTCTCCAGAAGTTCTCCTTGGCTATCC ATATACTACTGCGATTGATATGTGGTCATTCGGTTGCATAGTTGCCGAACTGTTTATAGGACtacccttatttcctggtgcatcaGAATATGATGTGCTTAAGCGTATGCTAAAGATTCTCGG GGGGCAACCACCAGATGACTTGCTAAGGGAAGCTAAGAATACGGCTAAATTTTTTAAACATGTTGGAAGTAGCTATCTGGGTATTGGGGCACATGATGGCCCTGGCACTGCATACAGAATGTTAAGTGAAGACGAGGTTGAGGGG AGGGAGACCAAAAGGCCGAAATTAGGGAAGTGGTACTTCCCACAGCAAAGGTTGGACCAACTAATATATACCTATCCTTGGGACAATACAAAGTTGCCAG AGACAGAAAAAGCAGACCGCGTGCTGTTAGTTGATTTCTTGAGGGGACTTCTTGAATTTGATCCAAATAAGCGATGGTCGCCATTTCAG GCGTCAGGCCATCCATTCATTACAGGCGAACCTTTTACTGGTCCATATGAGCCTGTCTCTGAGACTCCAAGAATT CCTGTTGCTCATGCTGCAGCAGTTGATCACAATCCAGGAGGAGGTCACTGGTTAGTTGCAGGTCTTTCCCCTCAG GTTGGAAGTGCGAACAGATGTCTACCTCCTAACCCCTATCCTCCAAAAGTGCCTTTTTCTTATGGGAGTAGTTATGGAAGCCTTGGTAGCCATGGTAGCTATGCTGGCAATGCTGGTCTTGCTAGCAGCTATGGAAGCTATGGTGATGTTAATAATGGTAACATGTATTACTCCCCATTAGGTCCTTCTGGATTTTCACATGTTAGCTCTAGTCCAGATATTAGGCTGAGACCTCGTCTCTCTTACGATAGAGGCATTCGATTGAGCCCTGGAGGTATGGGGCCTATGTCTCTTGGTGCCAGTCCATCACAATTTACCCCACCAAACTACCAGATGCATACCCCGCCTAATTCTACTGGGAAGCATGGCTCTGGTTCTCCTGCTAGTGGAGGCATTCATGGCTCCCCATTGGGAAAAGCTGCACCACTAGGCCAATACAGcaagaggaagaacatgccgatgcCACCACATGAATATGCATCTCAGCATGGACAAGGACGACATGGAGATGGTGTCAGTTTTAGTCATTCGGATGCCTATATTCGCGGACATGCTGGCTACTCTCAGCACTCATTACCTAGTTCTGGTCATTCTAGTTGGAGACCGCAAATAGCTTCCAGGAGTGGTTTTTCCGTGGAGGCTTCTTCTAGTCATGGGCCTTCCCAAGCATATAATTCACATAATGCTCCACCTTTGCCCTCATTTGACGTATTACCGGATACATCAGCTCCATCAACACTTGATCCTTCTGATTGGGATCCTAATTATAG TGATGAGTCACTATTGCAAGAAGACAATTCATTGTCAGCTGATTTAAGCAGCAACCTTCATCTTAGGGATGCAACTTGTCAGCCAGGCGGATCTGCGAGATCAACCCGTGCCCAAAGCCACAACTTTGCAAGCTCAAACCCTTTACCGACAAGCCAAAG CTATGGAGCAGGTCAACAACTGCACTCAGGCTCGCATGGGAGGGGCACCCGTCCTACTGTTCCAATCAGTTACGGTGGTTTCAACCCTCCGAATTATCCTCAGCAAAGTCTCCGGGGTCGCCATGGACATCAATTTCTCCAACCGAGATACAACCAGCCAACTAACAGTCACATGCGGCCACCGATGGGGAGTCACCAAAGTGGGCAGCCTGCATGGCCTCCCTATGGCATGGGCGAGGGAGTGCCCTGGG GAGGAACAGGCGTGCATCCGTTTACGACGGGCGGGCTACCCTCGTCCCTTCCCAGAAAAGATTATGGGAGCATATTTTAG
- the LOC119365477 gene encoding dual specificity protein kinase YAK1 homolog isoform X2 codes for MEGSGRQGKGGAPTWAPSEGTVFRPFVAAAGAGAAEPSPSGSGSGVAARISKLHGVKRKPCVARLTADIINTFERCHPEFKYSETLNPKRFLTHPSTPAHNDGVDNANWDLILYVNLELVNKTSNRRFIVKEMLGQGTFGQVVKCWDTETNKYVAVKVIKNQPAFYQQAIMEVSLLRTLNQKFDPDDKHNIVRMLDYLSFQNHLCIAFEMLGQNLYELLKRNHLRGLKVQFVQAFSKQILDAMIVMRDGGIIHCDLKPENILLAPTAKTAAAVKVIDFGSACLEGKTVYSYIQSRYYRSPEVLLGYPYTTAIDMWSFGCIVAELFIGLPLFPGASEYDVLKRMLKILGGQPPDDLLREAKNTAKFFKHVGSSYLGIGAHDGPGTAYRMLSEDEVEGRETKRPKLGKWYFPQQRLDQLIYTYPWDNTKLPETEKADRVLLVDFLRGLLEFDPNKRWSPFQASGHPFITGEPFTGPYEPVSETPRIPVAHAAAVDHNPGGGHWLVAGLSPQVGSANRCLPPNPYPPKVPFSYGSSYGSLGSHGSYAGNAGLASSYGSYGDVNNGNMYYSPLGPSGFSHVSSSPDIRLRPRLSYDRGIRLSPGGMGPMSLGASPSQFTPPNYQMHTPPNSTGKHGSGSPASGGIHGSPLGKAAPLGQYSKRKNMPMPPHEYASQHGQGRHGDGVSFSHSDAYIRGHAGYSQHSLPSSGHSSWRPQIASRSGFSVEASSSHGPSQAYNSHNAPPLPSFDVLPDTSAPSTLDPSDWDPNYSDESLLQEDNSLSADLSSNLHLRDATSMEQVNNCTQARMGGAPVLLFQSVTVVSTLRIILSKVSGVAMDINFSNRDTTSQLTVTCGHRWGVTKVGSLHGLPMAWARECPGAAVAVSAPPVALSSSELGIPGIHLVQEFVTAAEEQELLAAVDSRPWKRLAKRRVQHYGYEFLYETRNVDSKQFLGELPSFVSKVLDKIVTFPGVKNCTGKLVDQLTVNEYPCGVGLSPHIDTHSAFEEMIFSLSLAGPCIMEFRQYPKGSWRAPSVVSGADEGSIQDPQCTRKAVFLPPRSMLLMSGEGRYAWHHYIPHHKVDDVAGQVIKRNSRRVSFTLRKVRMGLCECEYGQFCDSQSK; via the exons ATGGAGGGGAGCGGCAGGCAGGGGAAGGGCGGGGCGCCGACGTGGGCGCCCAGCGAGGGCACGGTGTTCCGGCCCTTCGTCGCGGCCGCAGGGGCAGGGGCGGCTGAGCCGTCGCCGTCGGGGTCGGGCAGTGGCGTTGCCGCACGCATAAGCAAGCTTCATGGGGTCAAGAGGAAACCG TGCGTTGCGAGGCTAACGGCGGACATCATTAACACTTTTGAAAGATGCCACCCTGAGTTTAAGTACTCAGAGACACTAAACCCAAAGCGCTTTCTCACCCATCCTTCGACCCCAGCCCACAATGATGGAGTTGACAATGCAAATTGGGACCTCATATTGTATGTCAACCTGGAGTTGGTTAACAAGACATCAAATCGGAG GTTCATTGTCAAGGAAATGCTTGGCCAAGGCACGTTTGGCCAAGTTGTGAAATGCTGGGACACAGAAACCAACAAGTATGTTGCTGTGAAGGTTATAAAAAACCAGCCCGCGTTTTATCAGCAGGCCATCATGGAGGTTTCACTGTTGAGAACG CTAAATCAGAAATTTGATCCTGATGATAAGCACAACATTGTCCGAATGCTAGATTATCTCTCATTCCAAAATCACCTGTGTATTGCCTTTGAAATGCTCGGTCAAAATCT GTATGAGCTTTTAAAAAGGAATCATTTAAGAGGATTGAAAGTGCAATTTGTACAGGCCTTCTCAAAACAG ATATTAGATGCCATGATAGTGATGAGAGATGGTGGCATCATTCACTGCGATCTGAAACCAGAAAATATCCTCTTAGCTCCGAC TGCAAAAACAGCTGCAGCAGTGAAAGTTATCGATTTTGGATCAGCATGCCTGGAGGGTAAAACTGTGTACTCATACATCCAG AGCCGCTATTACAGGTCTCCAGAAGTTCTCCTTGGCTATCC ATATACTACTGCGATTGATATGTGGTCATTCGGTTGCATAGTTGCCGAACTGTTTATAGGACtacccttatttcctggtgcatcaGAATATGATGTGCTTAAGCGTATGCTAAAGATTCTCGG GGGGCAACCACCAGATGACTTGCTAAGGGAAGCTAAGAATACGGCTAAATTTTTTAAACATGTTGGAAGTAGCTATCTGGGTATTGGGGCACATGATGGCCCTGGCACTGCATACAGAATGTTAAGTGAAGACGAGGTTGAGGGG AGGGAGACCAAAAGGCCGAAATTAGGGAAGTGGTACTTCCCACAGCAAAGGTTGGACCAACTAATATATACCTATCCTTGGGACAATACAAAGTTGCCAG AGACAGAAAAAGCAGACCGCGTGCTGTTAGTTGATTTCTTGAGGGGACTTCTTGAATTTGATCCAAATAAGCGATGGTCGCCATTTCAG GCGTCAGGCCATCCATTCATTACAGGCGAACCTTTTACTGGTCCATATGAGCCTGTCTCTGAGACTCCAAGAATT CCTGTTGCTCATGCTGCAGCAGTTGATCACAATCCAGGAGGAGGTCACTGGTTAGTTGCAGGTCTTTCCCCTCAG GTTGGAAGTGCGAACAGATGTCTACCTCCTAACCCCTATCCTCCAAAAGTGCCTTTTTCTTATGGGAGTAGTTATGGAAGCCTTGGTAGCCATGGTAGCTATGCTGGCAATGCTGGTCTTGCTAGCAGCTATGGAAGCTATGGTGATGTTAATAATGGTAACATGTATTACTCCCCATTAGGTCCTTCTGGATTTTCACATGTTAGCTCTAGTCCAGATATTAGGCTGAGACCTCGTCTCTCTTACGATAGAGGCATTCGATTGAGCCCTGGAGGTATGGGGCCTATGTCTCTTGGTGCCAGTCCATCACAATTTACCCCACCAAACTACCAGATGCATACCCCGCCTAATTCTACTGGGAAGCATGGCTCTGGTTCTCCTGCTAGTGGAGGCATTCATGGCTCCCCATTGGGAAAAGCTGCACCACTAGGCCAATACAGcaagaggaagaacatgccgatgcCACCACATGAATATGCATCTCAGCATGGACAAGGACGACATGGAGATGGTGTCAGTTTTAGTCATTCGGATGCCTATATTCGCGGACATGCTGGCTACTCTCAGCACTCATTACCTAGTTCTGGTCATTCTAGTTGGAGACCGCAAATAGCTTCCAGGAGTGGTTTTTCCGTGGAGGCTTCTTCTAGTCATGGGCCTTCCCAAGCATATAATTCACATAATGCTCCACCTTTGCCCTCATTTGACGTATTACCGGATACATCAGCTCCATCAACACTTGATCCTTCTGATTGGGATCCTAATTATAG TGATGAGTCACTATTGCAAGAAGACAATTCATTGTCAGCTGATTTAAGCAGCAACCTTCATCTTAGGGATGCAACTT CTATGGAGCAGGTCAACAACTGCACTCAGGCTCGCATGGGAGGGGCACCCGTCCTACTGTTCCAATCAGTTACGGTGGTTTCAACCCTCCGAATTATCCTCAGCAAAGTCTCCGGGGTCGCCATGGACATCAATTTCTCCAACCGAGATACAACCAGCCAACTAACAGTCACATGCGGCCACCGATGGGGAGTCACCAAAGTGGGCAGCCTGCATGGCCTCCCTATGGCATGGGCGAGGGAGTGCCCTGGG GCCGCCGTCGCCGTCTCCGCTCCCCCGGTGGCCCTCTCCTCGTCGGAGCTCGGCATCCCGGGCATTCACTTGGTCCAGGAGTTCGTCACCGCCGCCGAGGAACAG GAGCTACTTGCTGCTGTGGACAGTAGGCCGTGGAAAAGGTTGGCGAAAAGGCGAGTTCAGCATTACGGTTATGAGTTTCTGTATGAA ACCAGGAATGTTGATTCGAAGCAGTTCTTGGGTGAGTTGCCATCTTTTGTTTCAAAAGTCCTCGACAAAATTGTGACATTCCCTGGTGTCAAGAATTGTACTGGCAAACTGGTGGATCAATTGACG GTAAATGAATATCCTTGTGGTGTAGGTTTGTCTCCACACATAGACACACACTCAGCATTCGAAGAAATGATTTTTAGTCTTTCTTTGGCTGGACCTTGCATTATGGAGTTCAGACAATACCCGAAAGGCAGTTGGCGTGCTCCAAGTGTGGTCAGTGGAGCTGATGAAGGTAGTATCCAAGATCCACAATGCACGCGGAAAGCTGTATTTCTACCTCCTAGGTCAATGTTACTCATGTCTGGAGAAGGCCGATATGCTTGGCATCACTATATACCACACCATAAG GTTGATGACGTGGCTGGTCAAGTCATTAAAAGAAATTCGCGAAGGGTTTCCTTCACTTTACGAAAG GTGAGGATGGGTCTTTGTGAATGTGAATATGGGCAATTTTGTGATTCACAGAGCAAGTAA
- the LOC119365479 gene encoding pentatricopeptide repeat-containing protein At3g22150, chloroplastic-like: MAPPQCAVSSPPAPTNAANAAAAAAGGGGKGRTQLAVAQVKKLCKQGRLEQARRLLLDALPRPPPTLLCNVLLIAYVAAALPDHALRLYALLNHAARPAPRSDHYTYSCALTACARSRRLRLGRSVHAHLLRRARSLPDTAVLRNSLLNLYASCARYCHGGVDVVRRLFDAMPKKNVVSWNTLFGWYVKTGRPDEALEMFVRMLEDGVRPTPVSFVNVFPAAGSGDPSWPFLLYGLLIKHGVEYVNDLFVVSSAIGMFSEIGDVRTARMVFDRAAKKNIEVWNTMITGYVQNGQFSEAMDLFIQILGSKEVPSDVVTFLSAVTAASQSQDVRLGQQLHGYLMKGMHSTLPVILGNALVVMYSRCGDVQTAFELFDRLPEKDIVSWNTMITAFVQNDFDLEGLLLVYEMQKSGFIPDTVTLTAVLSAASNTGDLQIGKQSHGYLIRHGIEGEGLESYLIDMYSKSGRIDMAQRVFDGYGNNRDEVTWNAMIAGYTQGGQPEQAVLAFRAMIEAGVEPTSVTLASVLPACDPVGGGVCAGKQIHSFALRHSLDTNVFVGTALVDMYSKCGEISAAENVFGGMTEKTTVTYTTMISGLGQHGYGERALSLFYSMRDKGLKPDAVTFLAAISACNYSGFVDEGLSLYRSMETFGLLATPQHHCCIVDLLAKAGRVDEAYDFVESLGEDGNFIAIWGSLLASCKVQGKMELAAWATEKVLNIEKQYGHAGYNVLLSQLFAAEGNWSSADSLRKEMRLRGVRKEVGSSWIKVQTAALQDRSVERNQKQNFPENEHVFSMLDGDTCSTGAII; the protein is encoded by the coding sequence ATGGCTCCTCCTCAGTGCGCCGTCTCGTCGCCGCCCGCCCCCACCAATGCCGccaatgccgccgccgccgccgccggcggcggaggCAAGGGCAGGACGCAACTGGCGGTGGCGCAGGTGAAGAAGCTCTGCAAGCAGGGGCGGCTCGAGCAGGCGCGGCGGCTGCTGCTGGACGCGCTGCCGCGCCCGCCCCCGACGCTGCTCTGCAACGTGCTCCTCATCGCCTACGTCGCCGCCGCGCTCCCGGACCACGCGCTCCGCCTCTACGCGCTCCTCAACCACGCCGCGCGCCCCGCGCCCCGCTCCGACCACTACACCTACTCCTGCGCGCTCAccgcctgcgcccgctcccgccgcCTGCGCCTCGGGAGGTCCGTCCACGCGCACCTCCTCCGCCGCGCCCGCTCGCTCCCGGACACCGCCGTCCTCCGCAACTCGCTGCTCAACCTCTACGCCTCCTGCGCGAGGTACTGCCACGGCGGCGTCGACGTCGTCCGCAGGCTGTTCGACGCAATGCCGAAGAAGAACGTCGTTTCGTGGAACACCCTGTTTGGCTGGTACGTCAAGACCGGGCGCCCCGATGAAGCCCTGGAGATGTTCGTGCGCATGCTGGAGGACGGTGTCAGGCCTACGCCGGTCAGCTTCGTGAATGTCTTCCCGGCTGCAGGGAGCGGCGATCCCAGCTGGCCATTCTTGCTCTATGGTTTGCTGATAAAGCATGGGGTGGAGTATGTCAATGATCTCTTCGTTGTCAGCTCAGCGATCGGCATGTTCTCTGAGATTGGCGATGTGCGGACAGCTCGGATGGTGTTTGACCGTGCTGCCAAGAAGAACATTGAGGTTTGGAACACGATGATCACTGGGTACGTGCAGAATGGGCAGTTTTCTGAAGCCATGGATCTCTTTATCCAGATACTGGGGTCAAAAGAGGTTCCATCAGATGTTGTGACTTTCTTGTCAGCCGTCACAGCGGCCTCGCAGTCACAAGATGTCAGGCTGGGTCAGCAACTGCATGGCTACTTGATGAAAGGAATGCACAGCACACTGCCTGTGATACTGGGTAATGCGCTTGTCGTGATGTACTCGAGATGCGGCGATGTCCAAACTGCATTTGAACTGTTTGATCGATTGCCAGAGAAGGACATTGTTTCCTGGAACACCATGATCACTGCTTTTGTCCAAAATGATTTTGACTTGGAGGGCCTGTTGCTCGTTTATGAGATGCAGAAATCAGGTTTCATTCCTGATACCGTGACATTGACTGCAGTGCTGTCTGCAGCATCAAATACAGGAGACCTTCAGATTGGTAAACAGTCGCATGGGTATCTCATCAGGCATGGCATTGAGGGCGAAGGCTTGGAGAGCTATCTGATAGACATGTACTCCAAGTCTGGCCGCATAGACATGGCTCAGAGAGTATTTGATGGCTATGGGAATAACAGAGATGAAGTCACTTGGAATGCCATGATAGCAGGATACACACAGGGTGGCCAGCCTGAACAGGCAGTCTTAGCATTCCGGGCGATGATTGAGGCAGGTGTAGAGCCTACTTCAGTGACACTTGCTTCAGTACTTCCTGCGTGTGACCCCGTTGGAGGGGGTGTATGTGCAGGGAAGCAGATACATAGTTTTGCGCTGCGCCATTCTCTGGATACCAATGTCTTTGTAGGTACAGCTCTTGTTGACATGTACTCCAAGTGTGGGGAGATTTCTGCTGCAGAGAATGTCTTTGGTGGCATGACTGAGAAGACCACTGTCACCTATACGACAATGATCTCCGGTCTTGGCCAGCACGGTTACGGCGAAAGAGCACTATCCCTCTTCTACTCGATGCGAGACAAGGGCTTAAAGCCTGACGCCGTGACCTTCCTGGCTGCCATTTCAGCATGTAATTACTCTGGATTCGTCGACGAAGGTCTTTCTTTGTACAGGTCAATGGAAACATTTGGGCTTTTAGCTACCCCTCAGCACCACTGCTGTATTGTGGACTTGTTGGCTAAAGCCGGGAGGGTGGACGAAGCATACGACTTTGTAGAAAGCCTGGGTGAGGATGGGAACTTCATCGCCATCTGGGGATCGCTTCTGGCATCCTGCAAAGTGCAAGGCAAGATGGAGTTGGCAGCATGGGCGACTGAGAAGGTGCTCAACATTGAGAAGCAGTATGGTCATGCAGGCTACAATGTTTTGCTGTCGCAGCTATTTGCTGCTGAAGGTAACTGGAGTAGCGCTGATAGTCTGAGAAAGGAGATGAGATTGAGGGGGGTGAGGAAAGAGGTGGGTTCTAGTTGGATCAAAGTCCAGACTGCAGCATTGCAGGACAGATCTGtggagaggaaccaaaagcaaaattTCCCCGAAAATGAGCACGTGTTCTCGATGCTGGATGGGGATACTTGCAGTACAGGCGCAATCATTTAA